From the genome of Virgibacillus siamensis, one region includes:
- the ileS gene encoding isoleucine--tRNA ligase, which yields MEYKDTLLMPKTEFPMRGNLPNKEPKRQEKWEAEHIYEKGQERTEGRPLFVLHDGPPYANGDLHIGHAMNKILKDFITRYKSMSGYHAPYVPGWDTHGLPIETALTKKKKIKRKEMSIADFRQKCAEYAMGQIDNQRTQFKKLGVRGDWDDPYITLTKDYEAAQIKVFGEMAKRGYIYKGLKPVYWSPSSESALAEAEIEYHDKRSPSIYVAFEVTDGKGVLDEGDKLIIWTTTPWTIPANLGISLHPDFDYVVVAVNGDKYVLAQDLLETVAEELDWENPEVIKTFKGKEADRVAAKHPFYDRDSLVMLGEHVTTDAGTGCVHTAPGHGEDDFYVAKSYGIDALSPVDDKGVFTNEAPGFEGLFYDKANKPITEKLEEVGALLKLSFITHSYPHDWRTKKPTIFRATSQWFASIKDFRQTILDEIKRIDWYPAWGETRLYNMVRDREDWCISRQRTWGVPIPVFYGEDNTPIITDETIGHVSKLFAEHGSNIWFERNAKDLLPEGFTSEHSPNGEFTKEQDIMDVWFDSGSSHEAVLKGRDELQRPADVYLEGSDQYRGWFNSSLSTAVAVTGKAPYNAVISHGFTLDGEGRKMSKSVGNVMDPAKIQKQLGADILRLWVSSVDYQADVRISQDILKQISEAYRKIRNTIRFMLANLSDFDPKTEAVPEKNMEEVDRYMLHRLQNLLASVRKSYENYEYSPIYSQIHNFCTVDLSSFYLDFAKDVLYIEAADNHRRRSIQTGYYEILTTLVKLLTPIIPHTTDEVWEYIPGVEEESVQLTDIPEPRKITNFEHAQEKWDYFMKIRDDVLKALEEARNDKVIGKSLEAAVTIVPKDKETKEVLNSIPNIHQLLIVSGVEIADEAPEAKEYRYVNVEVVKHSGEKCERCWVVSETVGEDSNHPGLCSRCAEIVNEHYAE from the coding sequence ATGGAATATAAAGATACATTATTGATGCCTAAAACCGAATTTCCGATGCGTGGCAATTTACCGAACAAAGAACCAAAGCGACAGGAAAAATGGGAAGCGGAACATATTTATGAAAAAGGGCAGGAGCGGACAGAAGGGCGTCCATTGTTTGTTCTGCATGACGGACCGCCGTATGCAAATGGGGATTTGCACATCGGTCACGCCATGAATAAAATTTTAAAAGATTTCATCACGCGTTATAAGTCGATGTCGGGCTATCATGCTCCGTATGTCCCCGGTTGGGATACGCATGGGCTTCCAATTGAAACAGCCCTGACAAAAAAGAAAAAAATTAAACGCAAGGAAATGAGCATCGCTGATTTCCGCCAGAAATGTGCAGAGTATGCAATGGGACAAATTGACAATCAGCGTACACAGTTTAAAAAATTAGGAGTTCGCGGTGATTGGGATGATCCATATATTACGTTGACGAAAGATTATGAAGCTGCACAAATTAAAGTGTTTGGGGAGATGGCCAAAAGAGGTTATATTTACAAAGGTTTGAAGCCGGTATATTGGTCCCCTTCTTCTGAATCAGCTTTGGCTGAAGCCGAAATCGAGTATCACGATAAACGTTCGCCGTCCATTTATGTCGCTTTTGAAGTAACGGATGGCAAAGGTGTTCTGGATGAAGGTGACAAACTTATAATCTGGACGACAACCCCTTGGACAATTCCTGCAAACCTTGGGATCAGTCTGCATCCGGATTTTGACTATGTGGTCGTTGCAGTTAACGGTGATAAGTATGTGCTTGCACAGGACCTTTTGGAAACAGTGGCAGAAGAACTGGACTGGGAAAACCCGGAAGTTATTAAAACATTTAAAGGGAAAGAAGCTGACCGCGTAGCAGCAAAACATCCTTTCTATGACCGGGATTCGCTTGTTATGCTTGGTGAGCACGTTACAACGGATGCAGGTACAGGTTGTGTTCATACAGCACCGGGACATGGGGAAGATGACTTTTACGTCGCAAAGTCGTATGGAATTGATGCGTTATCTCCGGTCGATGACAAAGGTGTTTTCACGAATGAAGCACCGGGATTTGAAGGATTGTTTTATGATAAGGCAAACAAGCCGATCACAGAGAAGCTGGAGGAAGTCGGGGCATTGCTGAAACTGAGTTTTATCACGCATTCCTATCCACATGACTGGCGCACGAAAAAGCCGACGATCTTCCGTGCTACGTCACAATGGTTTGCATCCATTAAGGATTTTCGTCAAACGATTTTGGATGAAATTAAACGAATTGACTGGTATCCTGCATGGGGAGAAACACGATTGTACAACATGGTCCGTGACCGTGAGGACTGGTGTATTTCCAGACAAAGGACATGGGGAGTGCCAATTCCTGTTTTCTATGGAGAAGACAATACTCCAATCATTACTGATGAGACAATCGGGCATGTTTCGAAGCTGTTTGCTGAACATGGTTCAAATATCTGGTTTGAACGGAATGCAAAAGACTTGCTCCCGGAAGGATTTACATCTGAACATAGCCCGAATGGTGAATTTACAAAAGAACAAGACATTATGGATGTTTGGTTTGATTCCGGATCCTCTCATGAAGCAGTATTGAAAGGGAGAGACGAACTGCAGCGTCCAGCAGATGTTTATCTGGAAGGCTCTGACCAATATCGCGGCTGGTTCAACTCATCATTGTCCACAGCTGTTGCTGTCACAGGAAAAGCACCTTATAATGCTGTCATCAGCCATGGTTTTACATTGGATGGTGAAGGCAGGAAAATGAGTAAATCGGTAGGGAACGTGATGGATCCCGCAAAAATCCAGAAACAACTTGGTGCCGATATTTTACGGTTGTGGGTATCATCAGTTGATTATCAGGCGGATGTCCGTATATCACAAGATATTTTGAAGCAAATTTCCGAAGCGTACCGCAAAATCAGGAACACAATCCGCTTTATGCTGGCTAACTTGTCTGATTTTGATCCAAAAACAGAGGCGGTTCCGGAGAAAAATATGGAAGAGGTCGATCGGTATATGCTTCATCGCTTGCAGAACTTGCTTGCTTCCGTTCGGAAAAGTTATGAGAACTATGAGTACTCACCAATCTACTCACAAATCCATAATTTCTGTACCGTGGATTTAAGCTCTTTTTATTTGGATTTTGCAAAAGATGTCTTATATATTGAAGCAGCAGACAATCACCGTCGCAGAAGTATCCAGACCGGCTACTATGAAATCTTAACGACGCTGGTAAAACTGCTGACACCGATCATTCCGCATACAACAGATGAAGTGTGGGAATATATTCCTGGAGTTGAAGAAGAAAGTGTGCAGCTCACAGATATTCCCGAGCCAAGGAAAATTACGAACTTTGAACACGCACAGGAAAAATGGGATTACTTCATGAAAATTCGTGATGATGTTCTTAAGGCACTTGAAGAAGCCCGAAACGATAAGGTGATCGGTAAGTCACTTGAAGCTGCTGTCACCATTGTACCAAAAGACAAAGAAACAAAAGAAGTACTGAACAGCATTCCAAACATCCATCAACTGCTCATCGTTTCCGGTGTGGAGATTGCAGATGAGGCACCTGAAGCTAAAGAATACCGTTATGTAAATGTTGAGGTTGTTAAACATTCCGGTGAAAAATGTGAACGTTGCTGGGTGGTTTCCGAAACCGTGGGAGAAGACAGTAACCATCCAGGTCTTTGCAGCCGTTGCGCTGAAATTGTCAACGAACATTACGCTGAATAA
- a CDS encoding aspartate carbamoyltransferase catalytic subunit yields the protein MRHFVSTRNLSAKTLFSILDKAEQMRRGIEKIPNQLFAANLFFEPSTRTKMSFVVAERKLGIETLDFQMESSSVVKGESLYDTAKTCEAIGANMLVVRHCDDYWYKELENLSMPVINAGAGKGEHPTQCLLDLLTIYQEFGSFTGLKIVIAGDISHSRVARSNAYALKTLGADVYVATAPGFEDMTMDLPHISMDKAAESCDVLMLLRIQHERHSRKSYDTVSYLENYGLTIGREQKMQDHAIILHPAPVNRGVEIDSCLVECSRSRIFKQMENGVYIRMAIIQTLLQEWGIYNENTLEKC from the coding sequence ATGCGACATTTTGTATCGACAAGAAATCTTTCAGCTAAAACGCTCTTTTCAATTTTAGACAAGGCGGAACAGATGCGCCGCGGGATTGAAAAAATACCAAATCAGCTTTTTGCAGCCAATTTGTTTTTTGAACCAAGCACACGGACAAAAATGAGCTTTGTTGTAGCGGAGCGGAAATTGGGTATCGAAACACTCGATTTTCAAATGGAATCATCAAGCGTTGTCAAAGGCGAGTCATTGTATGATACAGCAAAAACATGTGAGGCAATCGGTGCAAACATGCTGGTTGTCAGACATTGCGATGACTATTGGTATAAAGAACTCGAAAACTTGTCAATGCCTGTTATTAATGCTGGCGCGGGCAAAGGAGAGCATCCCACACAATGCTTGCTTGACTTATTGACAATTTATCAGGAATTCGGATCCTTTACCGGATTGAAAATTGTTATCGCCGGGGATATCAGCCATAGCAGAGTCGCACGCTCCAATGCGTACGCCCTAAAGACACTTGGGGCAGATGTTTACGTTGCAACCGCTCCTGGTTTTGAAGATATGACAATGGATTTGCCGCATATTTCAATGGATAAGGCGGCAGAATCATGTGATGTTCTAATGCTGTTGCGAATCCAGCATGAGCGTCACAGCAGAAAGTCTTATGATACGGTTTCATATTTGGAAAATTACGGATTGACTATCGGAAGAGAACAAAAAATGCAAGATCATGCGATTATCTTACATCCAGCCCCTGTAAACAGGGGTGTCGAAATTGATTCATGTCTTGTTGAATGCAGCCGGTCAAGGATTTTTAAACAGATGGAAAATGGTGTCTACATTCGGATGGCAATTATCCAAACTCTCTTACAGGAATGGGGAATATATAATGAAAATACTCTTGAAAAATGCTAA
- a CDS encoding RluA family pseudouridine synthase — MTEYQHTVMESENKARIDKLLKELIPDVSRSQVQSWIKDEHVMVNDRRIKGNYKCQTGDQIRWTVPDPEPLELVPENIPLSIVYEDSHLLVVNKPRGMVVHPAAGHQTGTLVNALLYHCDDLSGINGVERPGIVHRIDKDTSGLLVVAKNDLAHAGLTKQLAKKDVDRKYEAIVHGVIEHENGIIDAPIGRDPNNRQKMGVVENGKPAVTHFQILKRFNTFTHIECQLETGRTHQIRVHMRYIGFPLAGDPKYGPRKTLEMDGQALHAKSLGFTHPYTAEWMQFEAEAPEYFQDLLLKLEKMY, encoded by the coding sequence ATGACTGAATATCAGCATACTGTTATGGAATCAGAAAACAAAGCCAGAATTGACAAGCTGTTAAAAGAACTTATTCCGGATGTATCACGGTCGCAAGTACAGTCCTGGATTAAGGATGAACACGTCATGGTTAATGACCGGCGTATAAAAGGAAACTATAAATGCCAGACGGGTGACCAAATCCGCTGGACAGTACCAGATCCGGAACCACTGGAATTAGTACCGGAAAATATACCACTTTCAATTGTTTATGAAGACAGCCATCTTCTTGTTGTAAACAAACCAAGAGGAATGGTTGTTCATCCGGCAGCAGGTCATCAGACCGGGACGCTCGTTAATGCATTGCTCTATCATTGTGACGATTTGTCAGGCATAAACGGGGTTGAACGGCCGGGAATTGTCCATCGGATTGATAAGGATACAAGCGGGCTGCTAGTAGTAGCTAAAAACGATCTGGCTCATGCCGGATTGACTAAGCAGCTTGCCAAAAAAGACGTGGACCGTAAATATGAGGCGATTGTCCATGGTGTAATTGAACACGAAAATGGCATAATTGATGCTCCAATCGGCAGAGATCCGAATAATCGTCAGAAAATGGGGGTTGTGGAGAACGGCAAGCCTGCCGTAACGCATTTTCAAATATTGAAGCGTTTTAATACATTCACACATATTGAATGCCAGTTGGAAACAGGACGTACCCACCAAATACGTGTTCACATGAGATATATCGGTTTTCCATTGGCCGGGGACCCAAAATATGGGCCAAGAAAGACACTGGAAATGGATGGTCAGGCATTGCATGCAAAATCTTTAGGATTTACCCATCCATATACTGCGGAATGGATGCAATTTGAAGCGGAAGCACCGGAATATTTTCAGGACCTGCTGCTGAAGCTGGAAAAAATGTATTGA
- a CDS encoding dihydroorotase, which translates to MKILLKNAKQLNNDHEDGTCDVLIHDGNIQTIAPAITEKVEQTIDCTGNYVFPGFIDVHIHLREPGGEQKETIKTGTEAAAKGGFTTVCAMPNTNPVPDNVDTVEELLAKIKQDAAVRVLPYAAITKGLKGKELTPIAELAKTGMFAFTDDGVGIQTADFMLRAMKEAAKNGKPIVAHCEDNSIVYGGVVHHGNVSERMELPGIPSLSESVQIARDVLLAEAAGCHYHVCHVSTKESVRVIRDAKKAGIYVTAEVTPHHLLLNENAITKDDANFKMNPPLRSEADQLALMEGLLDGTIDFIATDHAPHAEDEKAPGFMEAPFGIVGLETAFALLYTNLVKTEKVTLKQLIDWLTGKPADVFNLPYGKLEEGAFADITIIDLDKEATVDKHNFASKGKNTPFHNWNVQGIPVMTIVNGKIAYKEDSHA; encoded by the coding sequence ATGAAAATACTCTTGAAAAATGCTAAACAGCTGAACAATGATCATGAAGATGGCACCTGTGACGTTTTAATCCATGACGGGAATATTCAGACCATTGCTCCTGCTATTACAGAAAAAGTAGAACAAACAATAGATTGTACAGGTAATTATGTTTTTCCTGGATTCATTGATGTGCATATCCACCTGCGTGAGCCAGGCGGAGAGCAAAAGGAAACGATTAAAACAGGAACAGAGGCGGCAGCAAAAGGCGGGTTTACGACAGTATGTGCCATGCCTAATACGAATCCGGTGCCTGACAACGTTGATACCGTAGAAGAATTGCTGGCGAAAATAAAACAGGATGCTGCTGTCCGGGTCTTGCCATATGCCGCTATTACCAAGGGATTGAAAGGGAAAGAACTGACGCCGATTGCGGAACTTGCAAAGACAGGAATGTTTGCTTTTACCGATGATGGTGTTGGAATTCAGACAGCTGACTTTATGCTTCGCGCTATGAAAGAGGCTGCAAAAAACGGAAAGCCGATTGTTGCACATTGTGAAGATAATTCCATTGTATACGGAGGGGTTGTCCATCACGGAAATGTCAGCGAACGAATGGAACTGCCGGGAATTCCTTCATTAAGCGAGTCAGTGCAAATTGCCAGAGATGTGTTGCTGGCAGAGGCTGCAGGATGCCATTATCATGTCTGCCACGTCAGCACGAAGGAATCTGTTCGGGTCATTCGTGATGCGAAAAAAGCTGGCATTTACGTAACGGCTGAGGTTACACCACATCATTTACTGCTTAATGAGAATGCAATCACGAAGGATGATGCGAATTTTAAAATGAATCCTCCACTAAGGAGCGAAGCAGATCAGCTGGCACTGATGGAAGGGCTGTTGGATGGAACAATTGATTTTATCGCAACTGACCACGCGCCACATGCAGAAGATGAAAAAGCACCGGGATTTATGGAGGCGCCATTCGGCATTGTCGGTTTGGAAACTGCCTTTGCACTGCTTTATACGAATCTCGTAAAAACGGAAAAGGTAACCTTAAAACAATTGATTGATTGGTTAACCGGCAAACCTGCTGATGTATTTAATCTGCCCTACGGAAAGCTTGAGGAAGGAGCATTCGCAGACATCACCATCATTGACTTGGACAAAGAAGCGACAGTGGATAAACATAATTTTGCATCAAAAGGCAAAAACACACCATTTCATAACTGGAATGTACAGGGAATTCCTGTAATGACGATAGTAAATGGGAAAATAGCATACAAGGAGGATTCACATGCGTAA
- the pyrR gene encoding bifunctional pyr operon transcriptional regulator/uracil phosphoribosyltransferase PyrR: protein MEKKTVVLDEAAMNRALTRIAHEIVEKNKGGENLVLVGIKTRGVPLAKRLQEKISRIEGITVPIGELDITLYRDDLETKSHDPELKDTNIDVALDGNKVILVDDVLYTGRTVRAAMDAVMDVGRPARIQLGVLIDRGHRELPIRADYVGKNIPTSEKEIIVVNLQESDNQDEVSIYDNKYPSL from the coding sequence TTGGAAAAGAAAACGGTGGTGCTTGATGAAGCAGCGATGAACAGAGCGCTAACCAGAATCGCACATGAAATTGTTGAAAAAAACAAAGGCGGTGAAAACCTTGTGCTTGTCGGGATCAAGACACGTGGTGTTCCACTGGCTAAGCGACTTCAGGAAAAAATAAGCAGGATTGAAGGAATAACGGTCCCAATTGGTGAGCTGGACATCACGCTTTACCGGGATGATCTGGAAACGAAAAGTCATGATCCTGAATTAAAAGATACGAACATTGATGTTGCGCTTGACGGAAATAAGGTAATCCTCGTTGATGATGTACTCTATACAGGAAGAACAGTCCGTGCAGCTATGGATGCCGTGATGGATGTTGGACGGCCGGCACGAATACAACTGGGGGTTCTTATCGACAGGGGTCATCGTGAATTGCCGATACGGGCGGATTATGTAGGGAAGAACATACCGACTTCCGAGAAAGAAATTATCGTGGTGAATCTGCAAGAATCAGATAATCAGGATGAAGTAAGTATATATGATAATAAATATCCGAGCCTTTAA
- the lspA gene encoding signal peptidase II — protein sequence MVWYYIVALIIIGIDQLTKWIVVKEMDLYEQITIIEDFFYLTSHRNSGAAWGILQGKMIFFYIITIIVIIGVVYYMQKYARDSKLLALSLSLVLAGAIGNFIDRLFRKEVVDFLDFVIVGYDYPIFNVADSSLVVGVILLLIATFMDEKKKGNKSK from the coding sequence ATGGTTTGGTATTACATTGTTGCACTCATTATTATTGGAATAGATCAGCTTACCAAATGGATTGTCGTGAAAGAAATGGATCTTTACGAACAGATAACAATTATTGAAGACTTTTTCTATCTGACTTCTCACCGAAACAGCGGTGCGGCCTGGGGAATACTGCAAGGAAAGATGATTTTTTTCTATATTATAACGATTATTGTCATCATCGGTGTCGTGTACTATATGCAAAAGTACGCACGTGACAGTAAATTGCTCGCGCTGTCTTTGAGTTTGGTTTTGGCTGGGGCAATTGGAAACTTTATTGACCGGCTGTTCCGGAAAGAAGTTGTTGATTTTCTCGACTTTGTAATTGTTGGCTATGATTATCCAATCTTCAATGTTGCAGACTCGTCATTGGTAGTTGGTGTTATTTTACTGCTGATTGCCACGTTTATGGATGAAAAGAAGAAGGGAAACAAATCAAAATGA
- a CDS encoding DivIVA domain-containing protein yields MPLTPLDIHNKEFTRGFRGYDEDEVNEFLDQVIKDYEMTIREKKDLQNKVEQLNEKLGHFTNIETTLNNSILIAQETAEELKGNATKESKLIIKEAEKNADRIINEALNKSRRISMDVEELKKQAKVFRTRLKMLVEAQLELVGTDDWDELFEEDFDQELEVAAEKES; encoded by the coding sequence GTGCCATTAACACCACTTGATATCCATAATAAAGAATTTACTAGAGGCTTTCGGGGTTATGATGAAGATGAGGTCAATGAATTTCTTGATCAGGTTATAAAAGATTATGAGATGACGATTCGGGAGAAAAAAGATTTGCAGAACAAAGTGGAACAGCTTAATGAAAAACTGGGACACTTTACAAACATTGAAACAACATTGAACAATTCCATTCTGATTGCCCAGGAAACTGCTGAGGAACTGAAGGGAAATGCAACCAAAGAGTCCAAACTCATTATAAAGGAAGCAGAGAAAAATGCGGATCGGATTATTAACGAGGCGTTGAACAAATCCCGTCGTATTTCAATGGATGTTGAAGAACTCAAGAAACAGGCAAAAGTTTTCCGTACCCGGTTGAAAATGCTTGTAGAAGCTCAACTTGAATTGGTCGGGACAGATGACTGGGATGAACTGTTTGAAGAAGATTTTGACCAAGAGCTGGAGGTAGCAGCGGAAAAAGAATCATAA
- a CDS encoding cell division protein SepF, whose protein sequence is MSIKNKIKTFFTMDDEYEYVEEQDEYPVQDQNQNQSRQNVVNLTSMQHPTSKVVLCEPRNYDEAQEIADNVVNRRAVVLNLQRVDHYQAKRIVDFLSGTVYAVNGDIQKLGAQTFLCSPDNVDVSGTITDMYDEDDEFEKGW, encoded by the coding sequence ATGAGTATTAAAAATAAGATAAAAACATTTTTCACGATGGATGACGAATATGAATATGTAGAAGAACAGGATGAATACCCGGTTCAGGACCAGAATCAAAATCAATCAAGACAAAATGTAGTGAATCTGACCAGCATGCAGCATCCAACATCAAAGGTGGTGCTGTGTGAACCAAGAAACTATGATGAAGCACAGGAAATTGCTGATAATGTTGTTAACAGACGGGCGGTTGTTCTCAATCTGCAGCGTGTTGATCATTATCAGGCAAAACGTATTGTGGACTTTTTAAGCGGTACGGTATACGCGGTAAATGGCGATATTCAAAAACTTGGTGCACAAACGTTTTTATGTTCACCAGATAATGTTGATGTATCCGGAACCATTACGGATATGTATGATGAGGACGATGAATTTGAAAAAGGATGGTAG
- a CDS encoding YggT family protein, translating into MNQLYMILYFALEIYSYAIIIYILMSWFPGARESSFGEFFAKICEPYLEPFRRIIPPIGMIDISPIVAILVLYFARAFGLPVLFNMLSSWF; encoded by the coding sequence ATGAATCAACTCTATATGATTTTATATTTTGCACTGGAAATATACAGCTATGCCATAATAATCTACATTTTAATGTCCTGGTTCCCCGGTGCACGCGAATCGTCATTCGGCGAGTTTTTTGCTAAGATTTGTGAACCATATCTGGAACCGTTTCGCAGGATCATTCCGCCAATCGGGATGATTGACATTTCGCCAATTGTTGCGATTCTTGTCTTGTATTTCGCTCGTGCCTTCGGATTACCGGTACTATTTAACATGCTGAGCAGCTGGTTCTAG
- a CDS encoding YggS family pyridoxal phosphate-dependent enzyme → MDVAANLEQIRNTIRQACQKSGRNPDEITIIGVTKYVTIERTRETIDAGIKNLGENRLEGFLEKYNTISDEASWHFIGTLQSRKVKEVIDKVDAVHSLDRHSLAKEINKRAVQPVDCFVQVNVSGEETKHGIKPDDVLEFIQNLERFEKVRIIGLMTMAPHLDDEDRLRTIFRSLASLRDNVNHENLPHAPCKYLSMGMSNDYQIAVEEGATHIRIGSELVGP, encoded by the coding sequence ATGGATGTAGCAGCAAATTTGGAACAAATACGCAATACTATCAGACAAGCATGTCAAAAAAGTGGTCGTAATCCCGACGAAATAACCATAATAGGTGTCACGAAATATGTTACAATAGAACGAACAAGAGAAACGATCGACGCAGGTATTAAAAATCTTGGCGAAAATCGGCTGGAGGGATTTCTGGAAAAGTATAATACTATTTCTGATGAAGCATCGTGGCACTTTATTGGAACACTGCAGTCCAGAAAAGTAAAGGAAGTTATTGATAAAGTGGATGCTGTTCATTCATTGGACCGTCATTCACTCGCTAAAGAAATTAATAAACGTGCAGTACAGCCTGTCGATTGTTTTGTGCAGGTTAATGTTAGCGGTGAAGAGACAAAACACGGCATAAAGCCTGATGATGTCCTGGAGTTTATACAAAATCTTGAACGATTTGAAAAGGTGCGTATAATTGGTTTGATGACAATGGCACCACATTTGGATGATGAAGATCGTTTGCGCACCATTTTCAGAAGTCTTGCATCATTGCGGGACAATGTTAACCATGAAAATCTTCCACACGCCCCTTGTAAATACTTGTCCATGGGAATGAGCAATGACTATCAGATTGCTGTCGAGGAAGGGGCAACACATATCCGGATAGGTTCGGAGTTGGTCGGACCTTAA
- a CDS encoding YlmH family RNA-binding protein, with protein sequence MDIYQHFREEEQPFIDNVLSWIEQAERTYQVKLTDFLDPREQQIVDMLIGTGGRDINVYMNGGNELTERKRVILAPLYDTIDNEDFQLTLLQGSYHEKFVTMTHRDVMGAFLSQGIKRQKLGDIIVGNGLIQIVAADEIAPYIIANLTSIKQAKIRLEEKPLTSLVVEQKNWKTADKTVSSLRLDAVLKVIYNLSRKDAAEMINKQLVKVNFKIVDDTKFSLQEGDLISLRGKGRSKLEQINGRTKKDNWNITIGILQ encoded by the coding sequence GTGGATATTTATCAGCATTTCCGTGAAGAAGAACAACCCTTTATTGATAACGTACTTTCCTGGATTGAACAGGCTGAGCGAACATATCAAGTGAAACTGACGGATTTTCTGGATCCAAGGGAACAGCAAATTGTGGACATGCTGATTGGCACTGGCGGCAGGGATATTAATGTTTACATGAATGGCGGGAATGAATTAACCGAGCGGAAGCGGGTCATTCTTGCCCCTTTGTACGATACAATTGATAATGAAGATTTTCAGCTTACATTATTACAGGGGTCCTATCATGAAAAATTTGTAACCATGACACACCGGGATGTTATGGGGGCGTTTTTATCACAGGGAATAAAACGTCAAAAGCTTGGTGATATTATTGTCGGGAACGGGTTGATTCAGATTGTTGCAGCTGATGAAATTGCTCCCTATATCATTGCAAATCTGACATCGATTAAACAAGCAAAGATCAGATTGGAAGAAAAGCCGTTAACATCCCTGGTTGTTGAACAAAAAAACTGGAAGACTGCTGATAAAACAGTGTCATCTTTACGGCTTGATGCTGTGTTGAAGGTGATTTACAACCTTTCCAGAAAAGATGCTGCGGAAATGATTAACAAGCAGCTTGTTAAAGTCAATTTTAAAATTGTAGATGATACTAAATTTTCATTACAAGAAGGAGACCTGATTTCGTTACGTGGCAAGGGTCGGAGCAAATTGGAACAAATTAATGGCCGGACGAAAAAAGATAACTGGAACATTACAATAGGTATTTTGCAATAA